One window of the Syngnathoides biaculeatus isolate LvHL_M chromosome 11, ASM1980259v1, whole genome shotgun sequence genome contains the following:
- the slc49a3 gene encoding solute carrier family 49 member A3 isoform X2 — protein MSTGSDDHVAFPPAPASGPNDELKKLLLFKAYKRRWLLLLVVCLLNCSNATLWLSFAPVADQSAQYLKATLGEINWLSVVYMVVSIPLSVVSTWMLDTIGLRITLILGSWLNMFGAVVRIMGVPGQYLRIDYATVMVGQTISAVAQPLVIFTPTKMAALWFPDHQRATANMMASMANPLGILLANVVSPAVARTPDRIPVLMLVYSIPTCLICFLATVFIRSSAPPTPPSASAEHSTSEPFLQGVKLLLKNRAYLVLLVCFGSGVGVFTCFSTLLDQILCVQGYTNDFAGLCAALFIVFGIGGAALLGRYVDKTKRFTEAVKINMAFSALAGIAFSVVCLTQRQNVAVAVACSLFGFFGFSIFPVVMELSVECSYPVGEATSAGLIFISGQILSIVYIVLLQSLATPVAESPRSTCGLAPQSWKVSMMVLATLTAAFTCVFIVAFRTRYKRLEAEEDATYGRKRDNACGDPALASVDS, from the exons ATGTCGACTGGCTCGGACGACCACGTCGCCTTCCCCCCGGCACCGGCTAGTGGACCGAACGACGAGCTGAAGAAGTTGCTTCTTTTTAAAGCCTACAAGAGGAGGTggttgctgctgctggtggtctGCCTGCTCAACTGCTCCAATGCCACG CTATGGCTGAGCTTTGCACCTGTGGCGGACCAGTCCGCCCAGTACCTGAAGGCCACCTTAGGGGAAATCAACTGGCTGTCGGTGGTCTAcatggtggtgtccattccgcTCAGCGTGGTGTCCACCTGGATGCTGGACACCATCGGGCTGCGCATCACG CTGATCCTGGGCTCGTGGCTGAACATGTTCGGCGCCGTCGTCCGCATCATGGGCGTGCCGGGCCAGTATTTACGCATCGACTACGCCACGGTGATGGTGGGCCAGACGATCTCGGCGGTGGCGCAGCCGCTCGTCATCTTCACGCCCACCAAGATGGCGGCGCTGTGGTTTCCGGACCACCAGCGGGCCACGGCCAACATGATGGCCTCCATGG CCAACCCGCTGGGCATCCTGTTAGCCAACGTGGTGTCGCCGGCCGTCGCGCGCACGCCCGATCGCATCCCCGTGCTG ATGTTGGTCTACTCCATCCCCACCTGCCTCATCTGTTTCCTGGCGACAGTTTTCATACGCAGCAGCGCCCCGCCCACGCCGCCGTCGGCCAGCGCCGAACACTCCACCTCCGAACCTTTCTTACAGGGCGTCAAACTG CTGCTGAAGAACCGCGCGTACTTGGTGCTGCTGGTGTGCTTCGGCTCCGGCGTGGGCGTGTTCACGTGCTTCTCCACGCTGCTGGACCAGATCCTGTGCGTGCAGGGCTACACTAAC GACTTCGCGGGCCTGTGCGCCGCCCTCTTCATCGTGTTCGGCATCGGCGGCGCCGCCCTGCTGGGCCGCTACGTGGACAAAACCAAACGCTTCACGGAGGCCGTCAAGATCAACATGGCCTTCTCCGCCTTGGCCGGTATCGCCTTCTCCGTG GTGTGTCTGACGCAGCGGCAGAACGTTGCTGTGGCGGTCGCGTGCTCGCTCTTCGGCTTCTTCGGGTTTTCCATCTTCCCGGTGGTCATGGAGCTGTCCGTGGAATGCTCCTACCCTGTGGGAGAGGCCACCTCGGCCGGACTCATCTTCATATCGGG ACAAATCCTGTCCATCGTCTACATCGTCCTGCTCCAGTCGTTAGCCACGCCCGTCGCCGAGTCGCCGCGCTCCACTTGCGGGCTCGCCCCTCAAAGCTGGAAGG TGTCCATGATGGTGCTGGCAACGCTGACCGCCGCCTTCACCTGCGTCTTCATCGTGGCCTTCCGCACGCGCTACAAACGCCTGGAGGCCGAAGAGGACGCCACCTACGGGCGCAAACGGGACAACGCCTGCGGCGACCCCGCGCTGGCCAGTGTGGACTCGTGA
- the slc49a3 gene encoding solute carrier family 49 member A3 isoform X1 yields the protein MSTGSDDHVAFPPAPASGPNDELKKLLLFKAYKRRWLLLLVVCLLNCSNATLWLSFAPVADQSAQYLKATLGEINWLSVVYMVVSIPLSVVSTWMLDTIGLRITLILGSWLNMFGAVVRIMGVPGQYLRIDYATVMVGQTISAVAQPLVIFTPTKMAALWFPDHQRATANMMASMANPLGILLANVVSPAVARTPDRIPVLMLVYSIPTCLICFLATVFIRSSAPPTPPSASAEHSTSEPFLQGVKLLLKNRAYLVLLVCFGSGVGVFTCFSTLLDQILCVQGYTNDFAGLCAALFIVFGIGGAALLGRYVDKTKRFTEAVKINMAFSALAGVSDAAAERCCGGRVLALRLLRVFHLPGGHGAVRGMLLPCGRGHLGRTHLHIGTNPVHRLHRPAPVVSHARRRVAALHLRARPSKLEGVHDGAGNADRRLHLRLHRGLPHALQTPGGRRGRHLRAQTGQRLRRPRAGQCGLVIRTDGTTKKTTF from the exons ATGTCGACTGGCTCGGACGACCACGTCGCCTTCCCCCCGGCACCGGCTAGTGGACCGAACGACGAGCTGAAGAAGTTGCTTCTTTTTAAAGCCTACAAGAGGAGGTggttgctgctgctggtggtctGCCTGCTCAACTGCTCCAATGCCACG CTATGGCTGAGCTTTGCACCTGTGGCGGACCAGTCCGCCCAGTACCTGAAGGCCACCTTAGGGGAAATCAACTGGCTGTCGGTGGTCTAcatggtggtgtccattccgcTCAGCGTGGTGTCCACCTGGATGCTGGACACCATCGGGCTGCGCATCACG CTGATCCTGGGCTCGTGGCTGAACATGTTCGGCGCCGTCGTCCGCATCATGGGCGTGCCGGGCCAGTATTTACGCATCGACTACGCCACGGTGATGGTGGGCCAGACGATCTCGGCGGTGGCGCAGCCGCTCGTCATCTTCACGCCCACCAAGATGGCGGCGCTGTGGTTTCCGGACCACCAGCGGGCCACGGCCAACATGATGGCCTCCATGG CCAACCCGCTGGGCATCCTGTTAGCCAACGTGGTGTCGCCGGCCGTCGCGCGCACGCCCGATCGCATCCCCGTGCTG ATGTTGGTCTACTCCATCCCCACCTGCCTCATCTGTTTCCTGGCGACAGTTTTCATACGCAGCAGCGCCCCGCCCACGCCGCCGTCGGCCAGCGCCGAACACTCCACCTCCGAACCTTTCTTACAGGGCGTCAAACTG CTGCTGAAGAACCGCGCGTACTTGGTGCTGCTGGTGTGCTTCGGCTCCGGCGTGGGCGTGTTCACGTGCTTCTCCACGCTGCTGGACCAGATCCTGTGCGTGCAGGGCTACACTAAC GACTTCGCGGGCCTGTGCGCCGCCCTCTTCATCGTGTTCGGCATCGGCGGCGCCGCCCTGCTGGGCCGCTACGTGGACAAAACCAAACGCTTCACGGAGGCCGTCAAGATCAACATGGCCTTCTCCGCCTTGGCCG GTGTGTCTGACGCAGCGGCAGAACGTTGCTGTGGCGGTCGCGTGCTCGCTCTTCGGCTTCTTCGGGTTTTCCATCTTCCCGGTGGTCATGGAGCTGTCCGTGGAATGCTCCTACCCTGTGGGAGAGGCCACCTCGGCCGGACTCATCTTCATATCGGG ACAAATCCTGTCCATCGTCTACATCGTCCTGCTCCAGTCGTTAGCCACGCCCGTCGCCGAGTCGCCGCGCTCCACTTGCGGGCTCGCCCCTCAAAGCTGGAAGG TGTCCATGATGGTGCTGGCAACGCTGACCGCCGCCTTCACCTGCGTCTTCATCGTGGCCTTCCGCACGCGCTACAAACGCCTGGAGGCCGAAGAGGACGCCACCTACGGGCGCAAACGGGACAACGCCTGCGGCGACCCCGCGCTGGCCAGTGTGGACTCGTGATCCGAACCGATGGAACAACcaagaaaacaactttttaa